A genomic segment from Tuwongella immobilis encodes:
- a CDS encoding AraC family transcriptional regulator — protein MSTSLVSDMAGIIRRHLPHDGMMPTAIPGLALARSSTPTVMNAVVYDPCMCVIVQGAKEVIFAGETLRYDSAQWLLVSVAVPVAARVVEATTDQPCLMVHITLDPAMIGEWLTDGAIPPSGPPSRGLAITPSDASLFQAITRFVGLLDTPADIGPLAPLIRREMIYRILTGPQGARLRQMAATGGIAQRITAAVRWLKEHLALPLHVEALARQSQMSPSAFHLHFKEITGLSPLQYQKRLRLQEARRLMVSDGLDAASAAYRVGYESPSQFSREYRRCFGVPPRQDVAALLRSDLVTG, from the coding sequence ATGTCAACATCGCTGGTTTCGGACATGGCGGGGATCATCCGCCGGCACCTACCACACGATGGGATGATGCCGACGGCGATTCCGGGACTCGCCCTGGCTCGGTCGTCCACCCCGACGGTGATGAACGCAGTCGTCTACGATCCCTGCATGTGCGTGATCGTTCAGGGGGCCAAAGAGGTCATATTCGCTGGGGAAACCCTGAGATACGATTCCGCACAATGGCTGCTGGTGTCGGTCGCCGTCCCAGTGGCCGCTCGGGTCGTGGAAGCCACAACGGATCAACCGTGCTTGATGGTTCACATCACGTTGGATCCCGCAATGATCGGCGAATGGCTGACCGATGGGGCAATTCCCCCTTCCGGGCCACCGTCGCGCGGGCTGGCGATCACCCCATCGGATGCGTCGCTGTTTCAGGCCATCACGCGGTTCGTTGGCTTGCTCGATACTCCAGCAGATATCGGCCCGCTCGCCCCGCTGATTCGGCGTGAGATGATTTACCGCATCCTCACCGGCCCGCAGGGGGCACGGCTGCGACAAATGGCCGCGACCGGTGGAATCGCCCAACGCATTACTGCGGCCGTGCGATGGCTCAAGGAGCATCTCGCTCTGCCGCTCCACGTTGAAGCGTTAGCCCGGCAAAGCCAGATGAGCCCCTCCGCGTTCCATCTCCATTTCAAGGAAATTACCGGACTCAGCCCGTTGCAGTATCAGAAGCGATTGCGGTTGCAAGAAGCCCGGCGATTGATGGTGAGCGACGGATTGGATGCGGCATCCGCTGCCTATCGCGTGGGATACGAAAGCCCGTCCCAATTCAGCCGCGAATACCGTCGCTGCTTCGGTGTCCCGCCCCGGCAAGATGTCGCCGCCCTGCTGCGCTCCGATCTCGTCACCGGCTAA
- a CDS encoding carotenoid oxygenase family protein — MSVSRREFLHSALLTGSLASLHPGTRLAAAGDAPKWPKNPFLQGNYAPVHEEVTRDSLDVDGEIPAELDGMFVRNGPNPQFPPIGNYHWFDGDGMLHGVRLKNGKASYRNRYIRTAGFLEESKAGKAIYGGLTDPPDVKKMISGGEMFKNVANTSLQWHHDKLLAQWEGGVPHAIAPFTLETEGRYTFGNKLKHAWTAHPKVDPHTGEMVGFGYDTRKPYVQFSVVNAAGQLIRTTPVDIPEPVMMHDFAITQNYAVFMDLPMTFALKRLVSTGSPWFFDAERESRFGLVPRQPTAPGAAPAKIRWFTAPSCFVFHVMNAWEADDSVYLIACRYNRFPGALGLGGKSSAPATPNVPKLHQWRFDLKTGKTHETALDDTGCEFPRIPESLQGCPVRYGYVGEGSDDFFDAIRKIDLKRGITTRHALPKHESCGEAVFIPHPKATSEDHGWLITYSHNLQSNRSSVIIVDARNVADKPLAVIHLPTRVPYGFHGTWIPA; from the coding sequence ATGAGCGTTTCGCGTCGTGAATTTTTGCACTCGGCACTGCTCACAGGTTCGCTGGCGAGTCTGCATCCGGGGACACGTTTGGCCGCCGCCGGGGACGCCCCCAAATGGCCGAAAAACCCGTTTTTGCAAGGCAATTACGCGCCAGTTCATGAAGAAGTCACCCGCGATTCGCTGGATGTGGATGGCGAGATTCCCGCCGAGCTGGATGGGATGTTCGTGCGGAATGGTCCGAATCCGCAGTTTCCCCCCATCGGCAATTATCACTGGTTCGATGGCGATGGCATGCTCCACGGCGTTCGCCTGAAGAATGGTAAGGCCAGCTACCGAAACCGCTACATTCGCACTGCCGGATTTTTGGAAGAATCCAAAGCCGGAAAGGCCATTTATGGTGGGCTTACCGATCCACCCGATGTCAAGAAAATGATCAGCGGCGGCGAAATGTTCAAAAACGTCGCCAATACGTCGCTGCAATGGCACCATGACAAGCTGCTCGCCCAGTGGGAAGGCGGTGTCCCCCACGCGATTGCCCCATTCACGCTGGAAACCGAAGGCCGCTACACCTTCGGCAACAAACTCAAACACGCATGGACGGCCCATCCCAAAGTCGATCCGCACACCGGCGAGATGGTCGGATTCGGCTACGATACCCGCAAGCCGTATGTGCAATTTTCCGTGGTCAATGCCGCCGGCCAACTCATCCGCACCACCCCGGTGGATATTCCCGAACCGGTGATGATGCACGACTTTGCGATCACGCAAAATTACGCCGTGTTCATGGATCTGCCGATGACCTTCGCCCTGAAGCGGCTGGTCAGCACCGGTTCGCCGTGGTTCTTCGACGCCGAGCGCGAAAGCCGCTTCGGACTGGTGCCGCGCCAACCGACCGCTCCCGGAGCCGCCCCGGCGAAAATTCGCTGGTTCACCGCCCCGTCGTGCTTCGTGTTCCACGTCATGAATGCCTGGGAAGCCGACGACAGCGTCTACCTCATCGCCTGCCGATACAACCGCTTCCCCGGCGCACTCGGACTGGGTGGCAAATCGTCTGCCCCGGCCACGCCCAATGTGCCGAAATTGCATCAATGGCGATTCGACCTGAAGACCGGCAAAACCCACGAAACCGCACTCGATGATACGGGCTGCGAGTTCCCCCGAATTCCCGAATCGCTGCAAGGATGCCCCGTGCGATACGGCTATGTCGGCGAAGGCAGCGACGACTTTTTCGATGCGATTCGCAAAATCGACCTCAAACGAGGCATCACCACCCGACATGCGCTGCCGAAGCACGAAAGTTGCGGGGAAGCCGTGTTCATTCCGCATCCCAAAGCGACGAGCGAAGACCACGGTTGGCTGATTACCTATTCGCACAATTTGCAAAGCAATCGCTCCAGTGTCATCATCGTGGATGCCCGCAATGTGGCGGATAAGCCCCTGGCCGTCATCCATCTGCCGACACGAGTTCCCTACGGATTCCACGGCACCTGGATTCCGGCGTAA
- the fae gene encoding formaldehyde-activating enzyme: MAERIGMRTGEALVEGALDYLCAEPEIVIGELDGPVGHALANLVGDQVKGHTRVFAILNSDVQVRPATLMVSKVTVNSTAYTNILMGTVQAAIANGVLDAVREGIIPKEKVNEIGIIYSVWLDPAVLKAEQVDHAALFAVHREATTKVIRKAMNHEPNIDWLLENQDKVEHFFHQQGLEGNL; this comes from the coding sequence ATGGCAGAGCGAATTGGGATGCGCACAGGTGAGGCACTGGTCGAAGGAGCGTTGGATTATTTGTGTGCGGAGCCGGAAATTGTCATCGGCGAACTCGATGGGCCGGTGGGGCATGCGCTGGCCAATCTCGTCGGCGATCAGGTCAAAGGGCACACGCGAGTCTTCGCCATTTTGAATTCCGATGTGCAAGTCCGCCCGGCGACGCTGATGGTCTCCAAAGTGACCGTCAACAGCACCGCGTACACTAACATTCTCATGGGCACCGTCCAAGCCGCCATCGCCAATGGGGTGCTGGATGCCGTCCGCGAGGGGATTATCCCCAAAGAGAAGGTCAACGAGATTGGCATCATCTATTCGGTGTGGCTCGATCCGGCGGTGCTGAAGGCCGAGCAAGTGGATCACGCAGCGCTGTTTGCCGTGCATCGAGAAGCGACCACCAAGGTGATTCGCAAAGCGATGAACCATGAGCCGAACATCGATTGGCTGCTGGAAAATCAAGACAAAGTCGAACACTTCTTCCATCAACAAGGGTTGGAAGGCAATCTGTAA
- a CDS encoding SDR family NAD(P)-dependent oxidoreductase has protein sequence MRLDGKVAVVSGSSSGIGLAVAHAMLRAGAKVVFSSERPAESLPELTASLDPQSAIYVAANLLEDGQAERLIDAAWQQFGAVDILVNNLGTYREPPLLEVTRQQFDWIMHLNVWSGIALTQAMVRRNVAAKRGGRILFSTSLNGSRSEPLHTLYDASKGAVNALTRQLAIELAPMGFTTAAVAPGLVETPLTDMGLRSDAAGRQAVIDQIPVRRIATVDDIAPWFVFLASDAASYSTGCIVTVDGGLDAQQMALRPITEAEKSFG, from the coding sequence ATGCGATTGGATGGCAAAGTGGCGGTGGTCAGTGGCAGTAGTTCCGGCATCGGGTTGGCGGTGGCCCACGCCATGCTGCGGGCCGGGGCGAAAGTCGTGTTCAGCTCCGAACGACCGGCGGAATCGCTGCCCGAACTCACCGCCTCGCTCGATCCGCAATCGGCAATCTATGTCGCCGCCAATCTGTTGGAAGATGGCCAAGCCGAACGGCTGATCGATGCCGCCTGGCAGCAGTTCGGCGCGGTCGATATTCTCGTGAACAATCTGGGCACCTATCGGGAGCCGCCGCTACTTGAGGTGACACGCCAGCAGTTCGATTGGATTATGCATCTGAATGTGTGGTCGGGAATTGCGTTGACGCAAGCCATGGTGCGGCGAAATGTTGCGGCCAAGCGGGGCGGGCGGATTCTGTTCAGCACATCGCTCAACGGCAGTCGTTCCGAGCCGCTGCACACGCTGTACGACGCCAGCAAAGGCGCGGTGAATGCCCTGACTCGGCAATTGGCCATCGAGTTGGCACCGATGGGGTTCACCACCGCCGCCGTCGCTCCGGGGTTGGTCGAGACGCCGCTGACCGATATGGGACTGCGTTCGGATGCGGCTGGCCGACAAGCGGTCATCGATCAGATTCCCGTGCGACGAATCGCCACCGTGGACGATATCGCTCCGTGGTTTGTCTTTCTGGCCAGCGATGCCGCCAGCTATTCCACCGGCTGCATTGTCACGGTCGATGGCGGACTCGATGCCCAACAGATGGCCCTGCGACCGATCACCGAGGCCGAAAAGTCATTCGGTTGA
- a CDS encoding SMP-30/gluconolactonase/LRE family protein — MPTIPTHTASVLWTPHSESERFLPEGPRMVHAMGWDWLMWVNIQTGPDAGSGSIHLLDRKTGEHRELPQPARPGFVMPTTQPNQVLVGLEKEIVVLDLTTNSRTPLARIPDESPRTIINDGEILPGGESILFGTKDIRFADPLAAVYRFHIASRRIEPILPGQTCSNGKVFRHTPNGLEWLDIDTPTRVVRRFRFEPGSEMVLDDGIALDLRKTDGFPDGMVAADDHSVIIAFYNPSPIPAGCAIRFDLRTGQAIERYATPGSPRVTCPLLIPHANGGSELILTTADEGMPAEQQASAPNRGCLFALHLPQLTAPASETVQLA; from the coding sequence ATGCCGACAATTCCCACGCACACCGCAAGCGTTCTCTGGACTCCGCATTCGGAATCGGAACGCTTCCTGCCGGAAGGGCCGCGAATGGTCCACGCCATGGGCTGGGATTGGCTGATGTGGGTGAATATCCAGACCGGGCCAGACGCCGGTAGCGGCAGCATTCATTTGCTGGATCGCAAGACCGGCGAGCATCGGGAGTTACCGCAGCCCGCCCGCCCGGGCTTTGTCATGCCCACCACGCAGCCGAATCAAGTCCTTGTCGGCCTGGAAAAAGAGATTGTCGTGCTGGATCTGACCACCAACAGCCGCACGCCGCTAGCCCGCATTCCGGATGAATCCCCGCGAACGATCATCAACGATGGCGAAATCCTACCCGGCGGGGAGTCGATTCTGTTCGGCACCAAGGACATTCGCTTTGCCGATCCGCTGGCCGCCGTCTACCGATTCCACATCGCCTCGCGGCGCATCGAACCGATTCTGCCGGGGCAAACGTGCTCCAACGGCAAAGTCTTTCGCCACACGCCCAACGGTTTGGAATGGCTGGACATTGACACCCCCACGCGCGTGGTGCGACGCTTCCGATTCGAGCCGGGGAGCGAGATGGTTCTGGACGACGGAATCGCCCTGGACCTGCGGAAAACCGACGGATTTCCCGATGGGATGGTGGCGGCGGACGATCATTCGGTCATCATCGCCTTTTACAACCCGTCGCCGATTCCGGCGGGGTGCGCCATTCGATTCGATCTCCGCACCGGCCAGGCCATCGAGCGGTACGCAACGCCCGGCTCGCCGCGTGTCACCTGCCCGCTGCTGATTCCGCATGCCAACGGCGGCTCCGAATTGATTCTCACCACTGCGGATGAGGGAATGCCCGCCGAGCAGCAGGCATCCGCCCCCAATCGCGGCTGTCTGTTTGCGCTGCATCTGCCGCAACTGACGGCACCGGCGAGTGAAACCGTCCAACTTGCCTGA